In a single window of the Papaver somniferum cultivar HN1 chromosome 8, ASM357369v1, whole genome shotgun sequence genome:
- the LOC113303892 gene encoding 3-ketoacyl-CoA synthase 1-like, giving the protein MDKERLTAEMEFKDSSSSSSTSIVIKIKKSLPDFLQSVKLKYVKLGYKLTCDYATILRWFVVIPLFIAATIQLTGIRFDQVSDLWRSRGAVDMAAGLTGFTVLLFILTLYWVKRPRPVYLVDFSCFKPDDSLKSTVDAFIKMTEDHGSFDEQTIQFQKRIATRSGLGDETYVPSAITSRPPNLNMKEARAEAEMVMFRSLDTLFEKTGVHPSQVGILIVNCSLFCPTPSLSSMIVNHYKMRTDIKSFNLGGMGCSAGLISIDLAKDLLKANPNTYAVVVSMENITLNWYFGNDKSMLLCNCIFRMGGAAVLLSNMNRDRAKSKYELVHTVRTHKGADDNSYNCVYQREDEEGNVGVSLARELMAVAGDALKTNITTLGPLVLPFTEQFMFFVSLVRRKVLKQAKVKPYIPDFKTAFEHFCIHAGGRAVLDELEKNLQLSSWHMEPSRMTLHRFGNTSSSSLWYELAYTEAKGRVSRGDRVWQIAFGSGFKCNSAVWRALREIPVGECTTNPWADSVDRYPVKVPVG; this is encoded by the coding sequence ATGGATAAAGAAAGATTAACAGCTGAAATGGAATTtaaagattcatcatcatcatcatcaacatcaattgTGATCAAGATCAAGAAAAGCTTACCTGATTTCTTACAATCAGTGAAGCTAAAATATGTTAAACTGGGTTACAAGTTAACATGTGATTATGCAACAATTCTTAGATGGTTTGTAGTTATACCTCTCTTTATAGCTGCAACGATTCAACTCACTGGTATACGATTCGACCAAGTTTCTGATTTATGGAGGAGTCGAGGAGCTGTTGATATGGCTGCTGGGTTAACTGGTTTCACAGTCTTACTCTTTATCTTAACTCTTTATTGGGTTAAGCGGCCTAGACCGGTTTACTTGGTGGATTTCTCTTGTTTCAAACCAGATGATAGTTTGAAATCTACCGTCGACGCGTTCATTAAGATGACGGAAGATCATGGGTCATTCGACGAACAAACTATTCAGTTTCAGAAACGGATAGCGACCCGTTCTGGTTTAGGTGATGAAACATATGTACCGAGTGCTATTACTTCGAGACCACCAAATTTGAACATGAAAGAAGCTAGAGCGGAGGCTGAAATGGTTATGTTCCGTTCATTAGATACTCTTTTCGAGAAAACCGGTGTTCATCCGAGTCAAGTCGGTATACTTATAGTGAATTGCAGTTTATTTTGTCCAACTCCATCTCTTTCGTCAATGATTGTGAATCATTACAAAATGAGAACAGATATTAAGAGTTTTAATCTCGGTGGAATGGGTTGCAGTGCAGGGTTAATATCCATCGATCTAGCCAAGGACTTACTGAAGGCGAATCCGAATACGTATGCAGTTGTTGTTAGCATGGAGAATATAACGTTAAATTGGTATTTTGGAAATGATAAATCTATGCTTTTGTGTAACTGCATATTTAGAATGGGTGGTGCAGCAGTTCTACTCTCGAACATGAATCGTGATCGAGCTAAGTCGAAATACGAGCTGGTTCATACGGTTCGAACTCATAAAGGTGCTGATGATAATAGTTATAATTGTGTTTaccaaagagaagatgaagagggaAATGTTGGTGTATCTCTAGCTAGGGAATTGATGGCTGTTGCTGGTGATGCTCTGAAGACGAATATTACTACTCTTGGTCCATTGGTGTTACCGTTCACCGAGCAGTTCATGTTCTTCGTTTCTCTGGTGAGACGGAAAGTGTTGAAGCAGGCCAAAGTTAAACCTTATATTCCCGATTTCAAGACTGCCTTCGAACATTTCTGTATTCATGCTGGTGGTAGAGCTGTGCTAGACGAGTTAGAAAAGAATTTGCAACTCAGCAGTTGGCACATGGAACCATCAAGGATGACATTACACCGATTCGGTAATACGTCGAGCAGTTCGCTTTGGTACGAGTTAGCTTATACTGAGGCAAAAGGACGGGTATCGAGGGGTGACCGAGTTTGGCAAATCGCTTTTGGTTCAGGCTTTAAATGTAATAGTGCTGTTTGGAGAGCCCTTAGAGAGATTCCTGTTGGTGAGTGTACGACTAACCCATGGGCTGACTCAGTAGATCGTTATCCAGTTAAGGTTCCAGTTGGCTAG